A genome region from Alistipes dispar includes the following:
- a CDS encoding DUF4855 domain-containing protein, with amino-acid sequence MQRRMLVSLYGVLSLLIAGYEVSAQPAPGKYLPMTDIRDLVLIYQGGSHRMDYNAEQLRPYVVHEDRFGNRDWLFDGFLFLEFDSGKGVSYHVRGSALLARKEDWAWLVDRHFESGKGIAALDDCIAAAVRELGEPPFRHKVVIGIPEPPRGQKDWGELEGRKLDFSNEEDRIAACKWYADLLEERFRSSGFRHLELAGFYWLPEILRQSREVTRALGDYVRSKGLRFYWIPYYTAQGYSEWRDLGFDAAYLQPTYFWNRKIGDERVDRACELARTYGMGLEMEFDMRASVKSEECRRDRGMGYMSSFRRNGVYRSSAIAYYEGGGGVYYFTKTTAPEDRAFIDTLAYFIRDRRHRMLDGAKPDFRETFGGKRLDTASWNEAPGGKAVVRRGRLLLKGTTRLDTRGRWDLQYGTIAVRARIRSRNPEAKARIRLLPVTERLGAWPDSGDLFLMDYDGSRPGAVACGANTMQMNEVKLQNIKRSVLPVENLYDGFHTFVCKWTERDVVFSVDGTAANIQEDLFDSRFSYYPQGWPFNCDRFYLEISTEAPDGEAVLEVEFAEGLPD; translated from the coding sequence ATGCAAAGGAGAATGCTCGTCTCCCTGTATGGGGTGTTGTCTCTGTTGATCGCCGGATACGAAGTCTCGGCACAACCCGCCCCGGGGAAATATCTGCCGATGACCGATATTCGCGACCTGGTGCTGATCTATCAGGGTGGTTCTCACCGCATGGACTACAACGCCGAACAACTGCGTCCCTATGTCGTCCACGAGGACCGCTTCGGGAACCGCGACTGGCTCTTTGACGGCTTCCTCTTTCTGGAGTTCGACAGCGGCAAGGGGGTCTCGTACCATGTACGGGGCTCCGCGCTGCTGGCCAGAAAGGAGGACTGGGCCTGGCTTGTCGATCGGCATTTCGAGAGCGGCAAGGGCATTGCGGCGCTCGACGACTGCATCGCGGCGGCCGTTCGGGAGTTGGGAGAGCCGCCCTTCCGTCACAAGGTGGTGATCGGGATTCCCGAGCCTCCGCGCGGTCAGAAAGACTGGGGCGAACTGGAAGGCCGCAAGTTGGATTTCTCGAATGAGGAGGATCGCATAGCCGCCTGCAAATGGTATGCGGATCTCCTCGAGGAACGTTTCCGCAGCAGCGGTTTTCGGCACCTCGAGTTGGCCGGATTCTACTGGCTGCCCGAGATACTGCGGCAGAGCCGCGAGGTGACCCGCGCCCTGGGCGACTACGTGCGGAGCAAGGGGCTGCGCTTCTATTGGATTCCCTACTACACCGCCCAGGGTTACAGCGAGTGGCGCGATCTGGGTTTCGATGCCGCCTACTTGCAGCCGACCTACTTCTGGAACCGCAAGATCGGCGACGAACGGGTAGATCGGGCCTGTGAGTTGGCCCGGACCTACGGCATGGGGCTCGAAATGGAGTTCGACATGCGGGCTTCGGTGAAGTCGGAGGAGTGCCGCCGCGACCGCGGCATGGGCTATATGTCGTCGTTCCGCAGGAACGGAGTTTACCGCTCTTCGGCGATCGCCTACTACGAAGGGGGCGGCGGGGTATATTATTTTACGAAGACCACGGCTCCCGAAGACCGGGCCTTTATCGATACGCTGGCCTACTTCATCCGCGACCGCCGGCATCGGATGCTCGACGGAGCGAAACCCGACTTCCGGGAGACGTTCGGCGGAAAGCGCCTTGATACGGCTTCGTGGAACGAGGCGCCGGGCGGCAAGGCCGTCGTGCGGCGCGGACGCCTGCTGTTGAAGGGTACGACCCGCCTCGACACGCGCGGCCGGTGGGATCTGCAATACGGCACGATCGCCGTGCGGGCCCGCATCCGCTCGCGCAATCCCGAAGCGAAGGCCCGCATCCGCCTGCTGCCCGTCACGGAGCGGCTCGGAGCGTGGCCCGACAGCGGCGACCTGTTCCTCATGGACTACGACGGATCGCGGCCCGGCGCTGTGGCCTGCGGTGCGAACACGATGCAGATGAACGAGGTGAAACTGCAAAATATCAAGCGGTCGGTCCTGCCGGTCGAGAACTTGTACGACGGATTCCATACCTTTGTCTGCAAGTGGACCGAACGGGATGTCGTCTTCTCGGTGGACGGCACTGCGGCCAACATCCAGGAGGACCTCTTCGACAGCCGTTTTTCGTACTATCCGCAGGGATGGCCTTTCAACTGCGACCGTTTCTATCTGGAGATCTCGACCGAGGCGCCCGACGGCGAGGCCGTACTTGAAGTGGAGTTCGCGGAGGGATTGCCCGACTGA
- a CDS encoding Gfo/Idh/MocA family oxidoreductase, translating to MTTRRDFIKKLMTGAAAVSLGSVLPGVVSARAAGANERIRIGVIGVNSRGNALAQGFAKMRDCEVTCVCDVDSRALAKCREDIAKVCGRKPRGERDLRRLLESEDVDAVVIAMPDHWHAAAAVMAMKAGKHVYLEKPTSHNPAENELLIRAALKYDRVVQVGNQRRSWPNVIEAVAAIRAGEIGRVRYAKSWYVNNRPSIGIGREVPVPGWLDWDLWQGPAPRVKAFRDNVVHYNWHWFWHWGTGEALNNGTHFVDILRWGLGVEYPTLVTSVGGRYRFQDDWETPDTQLITYQFGDEASCSWEGRSCNGTPVDGFGVGTAFYGETGTLFISGGNEYRIADMGGKTVKEVQSALKFEEGNLLNPSEQLDVIHFRNWFDAIRKGEKLNSGIVDACISTQLVQLGNIAQRVGRSLRIDPTTGRILDDREAGDLWGRTYEKGWEIRV from the coding sequence ATGACTACGAGAAGAGACTTCATTAAGAAACTGATGACGGGGGCGGCTGCCGTATCCTTGGGAAGCGTCTTGCCCGGCGTGGTGTCGGCACGGGCCGCCGGAGCCAACGAGCGCATCCGGATCGGCGTGATCGGCGTGAATTCGCGCGGCAATGCCCTGGCTCAGGGTTTTGCGAAGATGAGGGACTGCGAGGTAACCTGTGTGTGCGATGTCGATTCGCGCGCTTTGGCCAAATGCCGCGAGGATATCGCCAAGGTCTGCGGGCGCAAGCCCCGCGGCGAGCGGGATCTGCGCCGTCTGCTCGAGTCGGAGGATGTCGATGCCGTGGTGATCGCCATGCCCGACCACTGGCATGCCGCCGCGGCCGTCATGGCCATGAAGGCCGGCAAGCATGTCTATCTCGAGAAGCCTACGAGCCATAACCCTGCGGAAAACGAACTGCTGATCCGCGCGGCCCTGAAATACGACCGTGTGGTGCAGGTGGGCAACCAGCGCCGTTCGTGGCCCAACGTGATCGAGGCCGTTGCGGCGATCCGCGCCGGCGAGATCGGCAGGGTGCGCTACGCCAAATCGTGGTATGTGAACAACCGCCCGTCGATCGGCATCGGCAGGGAGGTTCCGGTCCCCGGGTGGCTGGACTGGGATCTGTGGCAGGGCCCCGCGCCGCGCGTGAAGGCTTTCAGGGACAATGTCGTACACTACAACTGGCACTGGTTCTGGCACTGGGGAACGGGCGAGGCGTTGAACAACGGTACGCACTTCGTGGATATTCTCCGCTGGGGTCTCGGGGTCGAGTATCCCACGCTGGTCACCTCCGTGGGCGGTCGCTACCGCTTTCAGGACGACTGGGAGACGCCCGACACGCAACTCATTACCTATCAGTTCGGCGACGAGGCCTCCTGTTCGTGGGAGGGCCGCAGTTGCAACGGCACGCCGGTGGACGGCTTCGGTGTGGGCACGGCCTTCTACGGCGAGACGGGCACGCTCTTCATCAGCGGCGGCAACGAATACCGGATCGCCGACATGGGCGGCAAGACGGTCAAGGAGGTGCAGAGCGCCCTGAAGTTCGAAGAGGGCAATCTGCTCAATCCCTCCGAGCAGCTCGATGTCATTCACTTCCGGAACTGGTTCGATGCGATCCGCAAGGGCGAGAAACTCAATTCGGGAATCGTCGATGCCTGCATCAGTACGCAGTTGGTCCAGTTGGGCAACATCGCTCAGCGCGTGGGCCGTTCGCTGCGGATCGACCCGACGACGGGCCGCATCCTCGACGACCGCGAAGCCGGCGACCTCTGGGGCCGCACCTACGAAAAGGGGTGGGAGATTCGCGTCTGA
- a CDS encoding Gfo/Idh/MocA family protein, whose protein sequence is MGRLTGGVTLLAATPWLTFCTPEKHREIAGERARVALIGTGSRGQYHLHNLRAIPHAEVVALCDDYEPNLRAAQRLCPGAKCYTDYRRLLEDPSIDGVIVSTPLDWHGRMTLDALAAGKHVFCEKAMARTLDECRAIYDAYGRTDRVLYFCMQRMYDEKYIRGMELIRSGLIGDVVGMRCHWFRNADWRRAVPSPELERRINWRLYRESSGGLMTELACHQLEVCNWAAGRMPEEIAGMGDIVHWKDGREVYDSVNVIYRYRDGRKICYESLISNKFNGMEDQILGSRGTMELAKGVYYLEEDRSASGIRQLIGQMKDRVFAAIPAAGPSWRPETRVEYPPHPIVEGAIHVNGGQSMVGADKDGSDIILSAFCHSCITGEKAPNVVEEAYCSTVLCLLGNRAMEELRTIRLPEQYRIPYMKF, encoded by the coding sequence ATGGGGCGCCTGACCGGCGGCGTGACGCTGCTGGCCGCCACGCCGTGGCTGACGTTCTGCACTCCTGAGAAGCATCGGGAGATTGCGGGCGAACGGGCCCGTGTGGCGCTCATCGGCACGGGGTCGCGCGGCCAGTACCATCTCCACAACCTGCGGGCGATCCCCCATGCCGAAGTGGTCGCCCTGTGCGACGACTACGAACCCAACCTGCGGGCGGCGCAGCGGTTGTGCCCCGGGGCGAAATGTTATACGGATTACCGCCGGCTGCTCGAGGACCCCTCGATTGACGGCGTTATCGTCTCTACGCCGCTCGACTGGCATGGGCGGATGACGCTCGACGCCCTGGCGGCCGGCAAGCATGTCTTCTGCGAGAAGGCGATGGCCCGTACGCTCGACGAGTGCCGGGCGATCTACGATGCCTACGGGCGGACGGACCGGGTGCTCTATTTCTGCATGCAGCGCATGTACGATGAGAAATACATCCGGGGCATGGAGCTGATCCGTTCGGGACTGATCGGCGACGTGGTCGGCATGCGCTGCCACTGGTTCCGCAACGCCGACTGGCGCCGTGCAGTGCCGTCGCCCGAGCTGGAGCGGCGGATCAACTGGCGCCTCTATCGGGAGAGTTCGGGCGGTCTGATGACCGAGCTGGCCTGCCATCAGTTGGAGGTGTGCAACTGGGCCGCAGGGCGTATGCCCGAGGAGATCGCGGGCATGGGCGACATCGTTCATTGGAAGGACGGCCGCGAGGTCTATGACAGCGTGAATGTCATCTACCGCTACCGCGACGGCCGCAAGATCTGTTACGAGTCGCTTATCTCGAACAAGTTCAACGGCATGGAAGACCAGATTCTCGGAAGCCGCGGCACGATGGAGCTGGCCAAGGGAGTCTATTACCTCGAGGAGGACCGCTCGGCGTCGGGCATCCGCCAGCTTATCGGGCAGATGAAGGACCGGGTTTTCGCGGCGATTCCGGCGGCGGGGCCGAGCTGGCGTCCCGAAACGCGTGTGGAGTATCCGCCGCATCCGATCGTCGAGGGGGCGATCCACGTGAACGGCGGTCAGAGCATGGTCGGCGCCGACAAGGACGGATCGGACATCATCCTCTCGGCCTTTTGCCACTCGTGCATCACGGGCGAGAAGGCTCCCAATGTCGTCGAGGAGGCCTACTGTTCGACGGTGCTCTGCCTGTTGGGCAACCGGGCCATGGAGGAGCTGCGCACGATCCGCCTCCCCGAGCAGTACCGAATTCCCTACATGAAATTTTAG
- a CDS encoding FAD:protein FMN transferase, giving the protein MLTTEREYYAEESFFHGFVPHVMGTRFDLLIAGIDLPRADALWERTTALLEHLNRVFDRFDPASEVARVNAAAARAPVEVGPELGEALQSCRTYCERTEGLFDITLRDLSRVRLGTEAGVVSVRFDGEETSLDFGGFAKGYALKKIGVLLREAGVGSAFVDFGNSSILGIGRHPYGPCWRVSLPDPATGNALAEFDLVDRALSVSGNTAAHTEHIVNPHTGLRDASRQIVAVVADDPLDAEVVSTAWMIAGEPQRRRIACGFDKLEVYAYILHHG; this is encoded by the coding sequence ATGCTGACGACCGAACGGGAGTATTATGCGGAAGAGTCGTTCTTCCATGGTTTCGTGCCGCATGTCATGGGCACGCGGTTCGATCTGTTGATTGCAGGTATCGACTTGCCGCGGGCGGATGCGCTCTGGGAGCGGACAACGGCCCTTCTGGAGCATCTGAACCGGGTCTTCGACCGCTTCGATCCCGCGAGCGAGGTCGCACGGGTGAATGCCGCGGCCGCACGCGCCCCCGTAGAGGTCGGGCCCGAACTTGGCGAAGCGTTGCAGTCTTGCCGGACGTATTGCGAACGGACCGAGGGGCTTTTCGACATCACCCTCCGGGATCTCTCCCGCGTTCGTCTCGGCACGGAGGCGGGTGTCGTCAGCGTCCGCTTCGACGGGGAGGAAACGTCGCTCGATTTCGGCGGCTTCGCCAAGGGCTATGCGCTGAAGAAGATCGGCGTGCTGTTGCGCGAAGCCGGTGTCGGATCGGCCTTCGTCGATTTCGGCAACAGCTCCATTCTCGGCATCGGCCGTCATCCTTACGGCCCCTGCTGGCGGGTGAGCCTGCCCGATCCTGCAACGGGGAATGCTTTGGCCGAGTTCGACCTCGTGGACCGGGCCCTCTCCGTGTCGGGCAATACGGCGGCCCATACGGAACATATCGTGAATCCGCATACCGGCCTGCGTGACGCCTCGCGGCAGATCGTGGCGGTCGTCGCCGACGATCCGCTCGATGCCGAAGTGGTGAGCACCGCGTGGATGATCGCCGGCGAACCGCAACGGCGGCGTATTGCCTGCGGATTCGACAAACTGGAAGTTTACGCATACATATTGCATCATGGATAG
- a CDS encoding putative oxidoreductase C-terminal domain-containing protein encodes MKRFESLLRLLPAVPLLFASCSGSAGQRPLRLVVLDPGHFHASLLQKNALAELSDTVRVYAPEGEEVEQYLAAVASYNGRAEEPTSWREVVYTGPDYLERMVGERAGDLVVLAGNNRKKTGYILASVKAGYHVLSDKPLAVCREDFDTLRAAYAEAHRRGVWICDLMTERYDALNVLTRNLMHDAELFGDLLPGSADDPSISMRSIHHFFKSVSGRPLIRPAWYYDVEQQGEGIADVTTHLIDLVFWQCFPENPVRYETDVEVLAASHWPTAVRAEDFRLSTGVEPFPPYLEKYLRDGVLEVMANGRILFRVKGVHVGMEVVWNWSSPNGEDAFSSVVRGSRASIEVVQDETTGNVKSLYVLAAGEADPAQTLTALRRRVAALQPDYPGLRVVETDIPGRFLVDLPVAARPGHEVHFGQVAERFLRSIRTGEMPAWEEANTLAKYYITTMAVEQARTASPE; translated from the coding sequence ATGAAACGCTTCGAATCGCTCCTGCGCCTGCTGCCCGCCGTGCCGCTCCTCTTCGCTTCGTGCTCGGGAAGTGCGGGACAGCGGCCCCTGCGTCTGGTCGTGCTCGATCCGGGCCATTTCCATGCGAGCCTGTTGCAGAAGAACGCCCTTGCGGAGCTTTCGGACACGGTCCGTGTCTATGCCCCGGAAGGAGAGGAGGTCGAACAGTACTTGGCGGCCGTAGCCTCCTACAACGGACGTGCGGAAGAGCCTACCTCCTGGCGGGAGGTGGTCTATACCGGTCCCGACTACCTCGAGCGGATGGTCGGCGAGCGTGCCGGCGACCTGGTCGTCCTGGCCGGAAACAACCGGAAGAAAACCGGTTATATCCTCGCGTCGGTGAAAGCCGGATATCATGTGTTGTCTGACAAGCCGCTGGCTGTCTGCCGCGAAGACTTCGATACGCTGCGTGCGGCCTATGCCGAAGCGCACCGCCGCGGCGTATGGATCTGCGACCTGATGACCGAGCGGTATGATGCGCTCAACGTTCTGACCCGCAATCTGATGCACGATGCGGAGCTGTTCGGGGACCTGCTTCCCGGATCGGCTGACGATCCGTCGATTTCGATGCGCAGCATCCACCACTTCTTCAAGTCGGTGTCGGGGCGGCCGCTGATTCGCCCGGCGTGGTATTACGACGTGGAGCAGCAGGGCGAGGGGATCGCCGACGTTACGACGCATCTGATCGACCTGGTCTTCTGGCAGTGCTTTCCCGAGAATCCCGTACGCTATGAGACGGATGTCGAGGTGCTGGCGGCCAGTCATTGGCCGACCGCTGTCCGTGCGGAGGATTTCCGTCTATCGACGGGTGTCGAACCGTTCCCGCCCTATCTGGAGAAGTACCTCCGCGACGGGGTGCTCGAGGTGATGGCCAACGGCCGGATACTCTTCCGCGTAAAAGGGGTGCACGTCGGCATGGAGGTGGTCTGGAATTGGAGCTCGCCGAACGGCGAGGATGCCTTTTCGTCCGTGGTGCGCGGCAGCCGGGCCTCGATCGAGGTCGTGCAGGACGAGACGACGGGAAATGTCAAGTCGCTCTATGTGCTGGCGGCCGGAGAGGCCGATCCCGCGCAGACGCTGACGGCTTTGCGGCGGCGCGTTGCCGCCCTGCAGCCGGATTATCCCGGGCTGCGGGTCGTGGAGACGGATATTCCGGGTCGTTTCCTGGTGGATTTGCCCGTTGCGGCGCGTCCCGGGCATGAGGTGCATTTCGGACAGGTGGCCGAGCGGTTCCTTCGGAGTATCCGCACGGGCGAGATGCCCGCATGGGAGGAGGCCAATACGCTGGCGAAATACTACATTACGACGATGGCCGTGGAACAGGCCCGCACGGCGTCGCCGGAATAA
- a CDS encoding Gfo/Idh/MocA family protein: MKKQILIIACLLAAVFTVRAQGVIRIGIIGLDTSHSTAFTELLNGTSDDPLVREFEVVAAYPYGSTAIRSSRDRIPGYIETVKKFGVEITASVAELLDKVDCVLLETNDGRLHLGQAVEVFRSGKICYIDKPLGATLGEAIAIYEMAERYGASVFTSSALRYSPQNAALRRGDFGKILGADCYSPHTVEPTHPDFGFYGIHGVETLYTLLGTGCEAVSRIHSPMGDIVSGRWNDGRLGTFRAVVKGPAVYGGTAFTEKGTVAAGGYAGYKVLLDEILRYFKSGASPVSKEETLEIFTFMKASNMSLERGGRTVMMDEAYAEGMKEARRLLKAYDE; the protein is encoded by the coding sequence ATGAAAAAACAGATTCTCATCATCGCATGCCTCCTCGCCGCGGTCTTCACCGTACGGGCCCAGGGGGTGATCCGTATCGGCATCATCGGCCTCGATACGTCGCATTCCACCGCCTTTACCGAACTGCTCAACGGTACGTCGGACGATCCGCTCGTCCGTGAGTTCGAGGTCGTTGCGGCCTATCCCTACGGATCGACGGCAATCCGGTCGAGCCGCGACCGCATTCCCGGATATATCGAGACCGTGAAGAAGTTCGGCGTGGAGATCACCGCGTCGGTCGCCGAACTGCTCGACAAGGTCGATTGCGTGTTGCTCGAGACGAACGACGGCCGCCTGCATCTCGGACAGGCCGTCGAGGTCTTCCGCTCGGGAAAAATCTGCTACATCGACAAACCGCTTGGCGCGACGCTCGGCGAGGCCATCGCCATCTACGAGATGGCCGAACGTTACGGTGCGAGCGTCTTCACCTCTTCGGCTCTGCGCTATTCGCCGCAGAATGCGGCGCTGCGTCGCGGCGACTTCGGCAAGATCCTGGGTGCCGACTGCTATTCGCCCCATACGGTCGAGCCGACGCATCCCGATTTCGGATTCTACGGCATCCACGGCGTGGAGACGCTCTACACGCTGCTGGGTACGGGTTGTGAGGCCGTGAGCCGTATCCACTCGCCGATGGGCGACATCGTGTCGGGACGTTGGAACGACGGACGTCTCGGCACGTTCCGCGCCGTCGTCAAGGGCCCGGCCGTCTATGGCGGTACGGCCTTTACGGAGAAGGGGACCGTTGCCGCGGGCGGATACGCCGGCTACAAGGTGCTGCTCGACGAGATTCTCCGCTATTTCAAAAGCGGTGCGAGCCCCGTATCGAAGGAGGAGACCCTCGAGATCTTCACTTTCATGAAGGCTTCGAACATGAGTCTCGAACGCGGCGGACGTACCGTTATGATGGATGAAGCCTATGCCGAAGGCATGAAGGAGGCGCGCAGGCTTCTCAAGGCTTACGACGAATAG
- a CDS encoding glucosamine-6-phosphate deaminase: protein MFSIPNNFRTFSREMLNVKVFSTTGEMGRAAAAEVAAKIVELLGKKEEVNMIFAAAPSQEAFLNSLIADSRIDWTRINAFHMDEYIGVGPSAPQSFAHFLRERIFDRVPFRSVYCLDGLASDRDAECARYAGLLQRYPVDIVCMGIGENGHIAFNDPDVADFNDPKLVKVVALDPVCRQQQVNEKCFERLDLVPSEALTLTVPALLRGRWLFCIVPFASKAEAVRCTLYGEISEHCPASVLRNEADACLYLTAESARLLPAE, encoded by the coding sequence ATGTTCTCTATACCGAATAATTTCCGTACGTTCAGCCGGGAAATGCTGAACGTCAAAGTCTTTTCCACGACCGGGGAGATGGGGCGCGCCGCGGCCGCGGAGGTCGCCGCCAAGATTGTCGAACTGCTCGGAAAAAAGGAGGAGGTCAATATGATCTTCGCCGCCGCCCCCTCGCAGGAGGCATTCCTGAACAGCCTGATTGCCGATAGCCGTATTGACTGGACACGCATCAATGCCTTCCATATGGATGAATACATCGGTGTCGGCCCTTCGGCGCCGCAGAGCTTCGCGCACTTCCTGCGCGAGCGGATCTTCGACCGGGTGCCTTTCCGTTCGGTCTATTGCCTCGACGGACTGGCCTCCGACCGGGATGCCGAGTGTGCGCGCTATGCCGGTCTGCTGCAACGCTATCCGGTCGATATCGTTTGCATGGGAATCGGCGAGAACGGCCATATTGCCTTCAACGACCCCGATGTGGCGGATTTCAACGATCCGAAACTGGTGAAGGTTGTGGCGCTCGATCCCGTCTGCCGTCAGCAGCAGGTCAATGAGAAATGTTTCGAGCGGCTCGATCTGGTGCCCTCCGAGGCGCTGACGCTGACGGTTCCCGCATTGCTGCGGGGTCGGTGGCTCTTCTGCATCGTCCCCTTCGCCAGCAAGGCCGAAGCCGTGCGGTGCACGCTTTACGGAGAGATCTCGGAACACTGTCCCGCGAGTGTGCTGCGCAACGAGGCGGATGCGTGCCTCTATCTGACTGCGGAGAGCGCCCGGTTGCTTCCCGCCGAATGA
- the nagA gene encoding N-acetylglucosamine-6-phosphate deacetylase, with protein MERLILTNGNVIRPTRIESGMAVVCRNGRIERILPGNGVTPEPGDRVIDARGGYIAPGFIDMHVHGGGGHDFMDGTVEAFLGVAETHARYGTTALVPTTLTCTDEELYRVFEVFREAGRCNKRGARLLGLHLEGPYFSHRQSGAQDPHYLKTPRREEYGTILEAAPEIIRWSVAPELDGALEMGRELRRRGILASVAHTDAVYDEVVRAHEAGYTHMTHLYSAMSSVTRRNARRYAGAVEAAYLIDAMTVEIIADGVHLPEALLRFVYKFKGADRTALCTDAMRGAGMPDGESVLGSLRNGRRVLIEEGVAKLPDRSAFAGSVATTDRLVRTMVGAAGVPLVEAVRMMSLTPARILGLDARKGSLDEGKDADIVVFDSRIHVVTTISEGHVLYTE; from the coding sequence ATGGAACGTCTGATACTGACGAACGGAAACGTGATCCGCCCGACGCGGATCGAGTCCGGCATGGCCGTCGTCTGCCGCAACGGCCGTATCGAGCGGATTCTTCCCGGAAATGGGGTGACGCCCGAACCCGGCGACCGGGTTATCGACGCCCGGGGCGGATATATTGCTCCGGGATTCATCGACATGCACGTGCACGGCGGTGGCGGGCACGACTTCATGGACGGGACGGTCGAGGCTTTCCTCGGCGTGGCCGAGACCCATGCGCGCTATGGTACCACGGCGCTCGTTCCCACGACGCTGACCTGTACCGACGAGGAACTTTACCGGGTGTTCGAGGTCTTCCGCGAAGCCGGCCGGTGCAACAAGCGCGGGGCGCGGCTGCTCGGCCTGCATCTCGAAGGACCCTATTTTTCGCACCGGCAGAGCGGCGCCCAGGATCCGCACTATCTGAAGACCCCCCGCCGCGAGGAGTACGGGACGATTCTCGAAGCCGCCCCGGAAATCATCCGCTGGAGTGTCGCTCCGGAGCTGGACGGCGCTCTCGAAATGGGACGCGAACTGCGCCGTCGCGGGATTTTGGCCTCTGTGGCGCATACCGACGCCGTGTATGACGAGGTGGTCCGCGCCCATGAGGCGGGATATACCCACATGACGCATCTCTATTCGGCCATGTCTTCCGTGACGCGGCGCAACGCCCGCCGTTATGCCGGAGCCGTCGAAGCGGCTTATCTGATCGACGCGATGACCGTGGAGATCATCGCCGACGGCGTGCATCTGCCTGAGGCGCTGCTGCGTTTCGTTTACAAGTTCAAGGGAGCGGACCGTACGGCGCTCTGTACCGATGCGATGCGCGGTGCGGGAATGCCCGACGGAGAGTCGGTTCTCGGCAGTCTCCGCAACGGCCGGCGCGTGCTGATCGAGGAAGGCGTGGCGAAACTTCCCGACCGTTCGGCATTTGCCGGAAGCGTCGCGACGACCGACCGTCTGGTACGCACGATGGTCGGTGCGGCGGGAGTGCCGCTCGTCGAGGCCGTGCGGATGATGTCGCTCACGCCGGCCCGCATTCTCGGGCTGGATGCCCGCAAGGGCTCGCTCGACGAGGGCAAGGATGCCGATATCGTCGTTTTCGATTCCCGAATTCATGTCGTAACCACAATTTCTGAAGGTCATGTTCTCTATACCGAATAA